The following coding sequences lie in one Cyanobacterium sp. Dongsha4 genomic window:
- a CDS encoding DUF4079 domain-containing protein, translated as MNLPSFLWLWKIAAWSMGLSITGYLLLAFSGIYLWKNRTEKKPRPSWLRPFHWITGTILVILILVLLSIGLIGTIGYYGSLGHSWHLPAGLTVVTLVLLSAWTSTQIHPSRPWARKLHVNVNIALFFALLTVGLTGLFVVQKYLP; from the coding sequence ATGAATTTACCTTCTTTTCTCTGGTTGTGGAAAATTGCCGCTTGGTCAATGGGATTAAGTATCACAGGATATTTACTCCTCGCATTTTCAGGAATATATTTATGGAAAAATCGCACAGAAAAAAAACCTCGTCCTTCTTGGTTGCGTCCTTTTCATTGGATTACAGGCACAATCTTAGTGATTCTTATTCTTGTTCTTTTATCCATCGGTTTAATCGGAACTATTGGATATTATGGTAGCTTAGGACACTCTTGGCATCTACCTGCGGGTTTAACCGTTGTTACATTAGTTTTATTATCTGCATGGACTTCAACTCAGATACATCCTTCTCGCCCTTGGGCAAGGAAACTTCATGTTAATGTAAATATTGCTTTATTTTTTGCCTTACTGACAGTGGGTTTGACAGGTTTATTTGTTGTCCAAAAATATCTGCCTTAA
- a CDS encoding spermidine synthase, with the protein MAGSIVNADVWISEYITPYDIYAHGITSILAHKKTPYQEMYIVESGAYGKALVLDGKWQSCTGDEFLYHEALVHPAMVNHPNPENVLILGGGEGATTREVFRWHSVKQAKMVDIDGDVVEACKEYLPEMHQGSFDDPRLDLVIGDAFEVIDNSEAKWDVIISDLSDPIEEGPSFQLFTQEYFARLKKILRENGIVVIQAGPIAPANLHIHGRLVNTLKTVFSNVHSYFAPTCTYGSSWGFAIASEATFETRPNPEKVDLLLEQKTTADFRSFDGISLLGMLQAPGYVRQCIEKETEVYTITKPPKFFGKGVSN; encoded by the coding sequence ATGGCTGGATCAATCGTCAACGCTGATGTTTGGATTAGTGAGTATATTACCCCTTACGATATTTATGCTCACGGAATTACCAGTATTTTGGCACATAAGAAAACCCCTTATCAAGAAATGTATATTGTGGAAAGTGGTGCTTATGGTAAGGCTTTGGTATTGGATGGTAAATGGCAATCTTGTACAGGAGATGAGTTTTTATACCATGAAGCATTAGTGCATCCAGCGATGGTAAATCATCCTAATCCTGAAAATGTTTTGATTTTAGGGGGCGGAGAAGGTGCAACCACCAGAGAAGTTTTCCGTTGGCATAGTGTGAAACAAGCGAAAATGGTGGACATTGATGGAGATGTGGTAGAAGCCTGTAAAGAGTATTTACCAGAAATGCACCAAGGTTCATTTGATGACCCTCGTTTAGATTTAGTGATTGGTGATGCTTTTGAAGTTATTGATAATAGTGAAGCAAAATGGGATGTAATAATTTCTGATTTGTCTGACCCCATTGAAGAAGGACCTTCTTTCCAATTATTTACTCAAGAATATTTTGCCCGTCTTAAGAAGATTTTGAGAGAAAATGGCATCGTTGTAATACAAGCAGGTCCGATCGCACCTGCCAATTTACATATTCATGGACGTTTAGTAAATACCCTTAAAACAGTTTTTAGCAACGTTCACTCTTATTTTGCTCCAACTTGTACTTACGGCTCATCATGGGGCTTTGCGATCGCCTCTGAGGCAACATTTGAAACTAGACCTAACCCAGAAAAAGTTGACCTTTTACTCGAACAAAAAACCACTGCTGATTTTCGCTCTTTTGATGGTATTAGCCTATTAGGAATGTTACAAGCTCCGGGTTATGTACGTCAATGTATTGAGAAAGAAACAGAGGTTTATACTATTACAAAACCGCCCAAATTCTTCGGAAAAGGAGTTAGTAATTAA